DNA sequence from the Hyalangium ruber genome:
CGGGCCGCCTCGAGCGTCCAGCCGGCCTCCTCCTCCGTCCACGGGGAGTTGGCCAGGAAGGCCCCCACCTGTGGCACCAGGTTGAAGCCCACCCGGTGCGGGAAGGTCTGCGGCTCCGGCTCGCGCCCCGACAGCAGCCCAGCCGTCTGCTTCTCCAGCTCGCTCACCCCGCCCACCCCCGCCGAGGACACCCCCATCATCGCCGTCACCTGGGCGCGGACGACGCCGAAGGACTTGTGCAGCGGCGCCAGCACCGAGACGAGCGCGGTGCTCACCGCCGAGGGCAGGCTGATGATGCGGCCCTTGAAGGCGGCGCCCAGCACCTCGGGGTTGAAGGAGGGCAGCACCAGCGGCACGTTGCCGTCCGCGCGGAAGGCGGGGCTCACGTCCACCACCCACGCCCCCGCCGCCTGCGCCACCTGCGCCAGGGAGCGGGAGGCGCTCGCGGGGGTGGCCAGCAGCGCCACGCCGACGCCCCGGAAGGCCTCGGGCGTCGTCTTCTCCACCTCCAGCGTGTCCTCGCCGTACTCCAGCTCCAGCGCCTCGGAGCGCTCCGAGGCCAGCGCGCTCACGCGCTCGGAGGCAATGCCCTGGTCGAACAGCGCGGAGAGCACCTCGCGCCCCACCAGCCCCGTGGCCCCCACCACGGCGATTCTCGCGTTCTCGTTCATGGCGCGTCCCTTTATGCCAGCCCGGCCCCGCGCGCGAGCCTCGCGGGAGGACTCAGTCTTCCTTGAGTCGGGCAGTGGGCGCCGGGCCCGGCAGCGGAGGGAACTTCGGGTTGCGCTCCGGCTCGGAGGCGCGCACGTAGTGCGGCTCCAGCGCGAAGAGCGCCTCCAGGGGCTGAGACTCCGGCAGCCGCGCCAGCCGCGCCACCTCCACCGCCGAGGGGAAGGTGGGCCCCTCCAGCAGCCGAGCGGGCGCGACACCCGCCTTCACCAGGGCGGCGCGGTAGTCCCCCAGCGCGGGGCCCAGCGCGAGCGCCTCGGGCTCGGCGGCCATCCTCGCGGCCACCTCCTCGGGGGACATGGCCGTCTCCGGCGCCAAGGCCACCACGCTCTTGCCGCTGCGCCGGTAGGCCCCCAGGTACAAGTCGTCCTTGCGCGCCACCGCGAGGCAGAAGAGCGGCGGGCCCTCGGGCCCCTCCAGCGCCACCGCCGCCAGGGAGGAGGCTCCGGCCACCTTCAACCCCGCCGCGTACGCCAGCGCCTTCACCGTGGCCAGGCCGATGCGCAGCCCCGTGAAGGAGCCCGGCCCCAGCCCCACGGCCAGCCCCTCCAACTGAGAGAGCTTCACCCCGTGCCGGGCGAGCAGCTCGCCCACCACGCCAGGCAGCACCTCGCTCTGCTTGTGCGGCGGCCCGAGCACCACGTGCTCCAGGGCGCGCACGTCCTCGCCCACCCGCTCCACCAGGGCGAGCGACAGCGACAGCGTCGAGGTATCCAGCGCGAGCAGCACGGCCCCTCCTCTACCCCGGCAGCGCCTGGCGCGGGGGAGAAAAGGCGGAGGACGGCTCCTCGCAGCGGTACAGGCGCACCCGCGCCAGCCCCTTCTTCACCATGTCCAGCTTGCGCGCCGCCCCCAGGGACACGTCGATGATGCGCTCGTCCTTGAAGGGGCCTCGGTCGTTGACGCGCACCTGCACCGAGCGCCCGTTCTCCATGTTCACCACCCGCACGCAAGTGCCGAAGCGCAGCTTGCGGTGGGCCGCCGTCATGGCCTCCTGGTCGAACTTCTCGCCGCTCGCCGTCGGCCGGCCGTGCAGGCCCGGGCCGTAGTACGAGGCGAGCCCCTCGCCCAGGTACGTCTTCGAATCCGGCTCCGGCTCGGGCTTGCCCGTGCTCGGATTGGAGGCCCCGGGACGCTCCCGAGGCAGGGGCCGGGAGGCGCGCGAGCTGCAGCCCGCCAGCACTCCAAGCCCCACCACCACCCAGAGCCGCCGCACGCTTGGGCTCACCGGGTGATGTCGTTGAACATCGCCACCAGCATCAGCGCCACCAGCATCGCCAGTCCGATGACGTTGGCCACCTCGCGCACGCGCACGGGGATGGGGCGGCGGCGGATGGCCTCCCACCCGGCGGCCACCAGGTGGAACCCGTCCAGGATGGGGATGGGCAGCAGGTTCATGACGCCCAGGTTGATGGAGATGATGGCCATCAGGTTGAGGAAGTAGTCCCAGCCCAGCTCGCTGCTCCGAGAGGCCATCTGGTACATCATGATGGGCCCGCCCACGGAGCTCAGCGGCACGTCTCGGGTGACGAGCCCGGCGATGGCCTTCACCGTCTGCTTGGTGATGGTGGGGACGATCTTCGCCGACTGCTGCAGCGCCTCGCCCCAGCCCATGTTCACCGTCACCTTCTCGGCGGGAGCGCGCTCGGCGATCCACCCCTGCACGCCCAGGCCCAGCTGCTGCGTCTCCCCCGCCTCGCCCAGCACCTTGAGCTGCGCCATGGCGAGCTGCTCCTTGCGCTCACCCTCCTTGCCCCGCCACGTCAGCTCGAAGGGCTTCTCGGCCAGCCCCGTGAGCTCCACGGCGAACAGCGAGAAGGAGCCCAGCGGCTTGCCATTGAACGCCACGAGCCGATCGCCCGAGCGCAACCCGGCCTTCTCCGCCGGACTGCCCGGCGTCACCGCCGCCAGGTACAGCTCCGCCGTCTCCACCCCGAGCGCCGCGTACCCCTGCTTGTCGGCCTGCTTCTCCACCCGGAGCTTCACCACCTCGGGCACATGGCCCGTCACCGCGCCCGCCTCCACTGGCTTGGAGCGCTGCACCGTCAGCTCCAGCGCGCCCTGGTGCTTGTCCAGCACCTGGTAGAAGGTGGCCTCGTCCGGAACGAGCGTCCCGTTGATGGCGAGAATTCGGTCGAACGTCTTCAGCCCCGCCTGCTCCGCCGCCGAGCCGGGAGGCACGCCCACCACGGGCGAGGGGGAGCTGACCTCCACCCCCATCACCCCGCGCTCGATGGTCTCGATGGGGCTGGACTCCACCCGCTTCATCGGCGTCACCATGATGATGGACTGGTTCTTGTCCCGCTCGACGGTGATGGGGATCGGCCGCTCGAAGCGGTCCACGAACGCGTCGCGCATCTCCTCGTAGGTGCGCACCCGCTCGCCATCCACCGCCACGACGACATCTCCCGGGTGCAGCCCGGCCTTGGCCGCAGGCGAGTCCGGCATGACGTAGCCCAGCCGCGTGGAGACGGCCTGGTGGTCTCCCAGGAAGACGAAGAAGTAGATGATGACGGGGAAGATGAGGTTGAAGGCCGGGCCGGCGATGACGATGGCCATGCGCTTCCAGGGCGGCTGGGCCAGGAAGCCCCGCGAGGCCTCTTCCGGAGCCAGCTCCTCGCCAGGAATGTCCCCTGCCATCTTCACGTAGCCGCCCAGGGGCAGCAGCGCCAACTGGTACTCCGTCTCCCCTTTGGTGAAGCTCAACAGCTTCGGGCCAAACCCCAGGGAGAACTTGAGCACCTTCACCCCGCAGGCCTTCGCCACGAGGAAGTGCCCCAGCTCATGGACCGTAACCAGGACACCGAGCAGGAGCGCGAAGAACCCGAGACTCTGGAACATGGGCGCAACACTAATCGCGCCGACCCGGATGGACAACGCACATCCGTCCACACTGCCCAGCCGAGCACACAGCCGCTACGACAGCA
Encoded proteins:
- a CDS encoding aspartate-semialdehyde dehydrogenase, which gives rise to MNENARIAVVGATGLVGREVLSALFDQGIASERVSALASERSEALELEYGEDTLEVEKTTPEAFRGVGVALLATPASASRSLAQVAQAAGAWVVDVSPAFRADGNVPLVLPSFNPEVLGAAFKGRIISLPSAVSTALVSVLAPLHKSFGVVRAQVTAMMGVSSAGVGGVSELEKQTAGLLSGREPEPQTFPHRVGFNLVPQVGAFLANSPWTEEEAGWTLEAARLFGARGDTPVIAGTAVQVPTFHGHGLSLHVQLKAAVPVEQARAALKASSALKVLDAPAEKVYPMPMLVTADPTVHVGRLRTFPQAPEWLTLFAAVDNAGRGAALNLVEAGLKLLQRPA
- the tsaB gene encoding tRNA (adenosine(37)-N6)-threonylcarbamoyltransferase complex dimerization subunit type 1 TsaB — encoded protein: MLLALDTSTLSLSLALVERVGEDVRALEHVVLGPPHKQSEVLPGVVGELLARHGVKLSQLEGLAVGLGPGSFTGLRIGLATVKALAYAAGLKVAGASSLAAVALEGPEGPPLFCLAVARKDDLYLGAYRRSGKSVVALAPETAMSPEEVAARMAAEPEALALGPALGDYRAALVKAGVAPARLLEGPTFPSAVEVARLARLPESQPLEALFALEPHYVRASEPERNPKFPPLPGPAPTARLKED
- the rseP gene encoding RIP metalloprotease RseP — protein: MFQSLGFFALLLGVLVTVHELGHFLVAKACGVKVLKFSLGFGPKLLSFTKGETEYQLALLPLGGYVKMAGDIPGEELAPEEASRGFLAQPPWKRMAIVIAGPAFNLIFPVIIYFFVFLGDHQAVSTRLGYVMPDSPAAKAGLHPGDVVVAVDGERVRTYEEMRDAFVDRFERPIPITVERDKNQSIIMVTPMKRVESSPIETIERGVMGVEVSSPSPVVGVPPGSAAEQAGLKTFDRILAINGTLVPDEATFYQVLDKHQGALELTVQRSKPVEAGAVTGHVPEVVKLRVEKQADKQGYAALGVETAELYLAAVTPGSPAEKAGLRSGDRLVAFNGKPLGSFSLFAVELTGLAEKPFELTWRGKEGERKEQLAMAQLKVLGEAGETQQLGLGVQGWIAERAPAEKVTVNMGWGEALQQSAKIVPTITKQTVKAIAGLVTRDVPLSSVGGPIMMYQMASRSSELGWDYFLNLMAIISINLGVMNLLPIPILDGFHLVAAGWEAIRRRPIPVRVREVANVIGLAMLVALMLVAMFNDITR
- a CDS encoding septal ring lytic transglycosylase RlpA family protein, which translates into the protein MRRLWVVVGLGVLAGCSSRASRPLPRERPGASNPSTGKPEPEPDSKTYLGEGLASYYGPGLHGRPTASGEKFDQEAMTAAHRKLRFGTCVRVVNMENGRSVQVRVNDRGPFKDERIIDVSLGAARKLDMVKKGLARVRLYRCEEPSSAFSPPRQALPG